The Miscanthus floridulus cultivar M001 chromosome 17, ASM1932011v1, whole genome shotgun sequence genome has a window encoding:
- the LOC136518628 gene encoding protein SENESCENCE-ASSOCIATED GENE 21, mitochondrial-like codes for MARVASSCISRRGLSAAITVAAESLKKVEEKAVKLGTVAKDIASAMATTTEEKTAFWEPDPETGYYRPVTGTKEVDAADLRAEMLKQRILQDD; via the coding sequence ATGGCACGTGTGGCGTCCAGCTGTATATCCAGGAGGGGGCTCTCTGCAGCGATAACGGTGGCGGCGGAGTCCCTGAAGAAGGTGGAGGAGAAGGCGGTGAAGCTGGGCACGGTGGCCAAGGACATCGCCAGCGCCATGGCGACCACGACGGAGGAGAAGACGGCGTTCTGGGAGCCTGACCCCGAGACCGGCTACTACCGTCCGGTGACCGGCACCAAGGAGGTGGACGCCGCCGACCTGCGCGCCGAGATGCTCAAGCAGAGGATACTGCAGGATGACTGA